The following proteins are co-located in the Ailuropoda melanoleuca isolate Jingjing chromosome 13, ASM200744v2, whole genome shotgun sequence genome:
- the USP36 gene encoding ubiquitin carboxyl-terminal hydrolase 36 isoform X2 — MLCLMQNHMVQAFANSGNAIKPVSFIRDLKKIARHFRFGNQEDAHEFLRYTIDAMQKACLNGCAKLDRQTQATTLVHQIFGGYLRSRVKCSVCKSVSDTYDPYLDVALEIRQAANIVRALELFVKPDVLSGENAYMCAKCKKKVPASKRFTIHRASNVLTLSLKRFANFSGGKITKDVGYPEFLNIRPYMSQSNGEPVMYGLYAVLVHSGYSCHAGHYYCYVKASNGQWYQMNDSLVHSSNIKVVLNQQAYVLFYLRIPGSKKSPDGSLSRTVSSLPGRPGVVPDHFKKNIGNGTVGSPLTGKRLDSGTMRKLPATEELGVPISRNSSMSALKSQNGYVPPKPLVGSPSPRLSKTPPNTPAILDEPGKKVKKSTPPHHLSPSRQTAQGFHSTSNGSGSRSESHRQGSWDGRGAALSTSPRLPAGVTANGHGPKAGGESPELDRRDSSSSSPERSASSDPAKAPQTPKNGAAHLGDSQGTQASAAGHSRALPGGEDDGLVKPKSPVLSSSATEPANIMSPPPAKKLALSAKKASTLRRAVGSDLRPPLSPLSDLTYPRKTTHPVVAASWPVCAIRALSPAPRPSSHPKLPVGPRSASLAGSPRPPGTPDPQRCSSASAPPPQVNGGVRAPPHQLPEASTSPQSLCKKRKRNRGGESQGQGSEMGTAAAACPGKRRRRKRKRTEAVEASPLREGQRPRQQRTPEHGKEAQTEVPADSLEDEGGRQQEDGRPVGSVTDGHPVSSRKRRRQGAEGLGAQDCLRQDPPWRRSCPPLDIVALEATVASPRKKKKKKRQQEPQQEVGESKHPEGCRGERQRGSSLPGSPPSPAVNGRCPGDGAGQAPAPLVSWNRERESDVLQELLKYSSDTAYGRKVLTWGGEVSAVSQDAIQDSRWARAATVIDAWDEEFDRGKEKKVRKFKREKKRTYNAFQKLQSRRNFWSVTHPAKATSLSYRR, encoded by the exons ATGCTGTGCCTCATGCAGAACCACATGGTGCAGGCCTTCGCCAACAGCGGCAACGCCATCAAGCCCGTCTCCTTCATCCGGGATCTGAAAA agATTGCTCGGCATTTTCGCTTCGGAAACCAGGAGGATGCACACGAGTTTCTCCGGTACACCATCGATGCCATGCAGAAGGCCTGTTTGAACGGCTGTGCCAA GTTGGATCGCCAAACACAGGCTACTACTTTGGTCCATCAAATTTTTGGAGGCTATCTCAGATCACGTG TGAAGTGCTCGGTGTGCAAGAGCGTCTCGGACACGTACGACCCCTACCTGGACGTAGCACTGGAGATCCGG CAAGCTGCTAATATTGTGCGCGCTCTGGAACTGTTTGTGAAACCAGATGTCCTGAGTGGAGAGAACGCCTACATGTGTGCAAA ATGCAAGAAGAAGGTCCCAGCCAGTAAGCGCTTCACGATCCACAGAGCGTCCAACGTTCTGACCCTGTCCCTCAAGCGCTTTGCCAACTTCAGCGGGGGGAAGATCACGAAG GATGTGGGCTATCCGGAATTCCTGAACATCCGTCCATATATGTCCCAGAGCAATGGAGAGCCTGTCATGTACGGGCTGTATGCGGTCCTGGTCCACTCTGGCTATAGCTGCCACGCAGGCCACTACTACTGCTACGTGAAG GCAAGCAATGGACAGTGGTACCAGATGAACGATTCTCTGGTCCATTCCAGCAACATCAAGGTGGTTCTGAACCAGCAGGCCTACGTGCTCTTCTATCTGCG AATTCCAGGCTCTAAGAAGAGTCCTGACGGCTCGCTCTCCAGGACTGTCTCCTCCCTTCCCGGCCGTCCAGGTGTGGTTCCAGACCACTTCAAGAAGAACATTGGCAACGGGACTGTTGGCTCCCCGCTGACTGGAAAG CGACTAGACTCTGGGACGATGAGGAAGCTGCCGGCCACTGAGGAGCTCGGCGTGCCCATTTCCAGGAACAGCTCCATGTCGGCTCTGAAGTCTCAGAATGGATACGTTCCTCCAAAGCCACTTGTGGGGTCCCCTTCCCCCCGACTCTCCAAAACACCCCCCAACACACCAGCCATTCTAGATGAGCCTGGAAAGAAAGTCAAGAAATCGACTCCCCCGCATCACCTCTCCCCGTCACGCCAAACTGCTCAGGGCTTCCACAGTACCAGCAACGGGAGCGGCAGCAGGAGCGAGAGCCACAGGCAGGGCTCCTGGGACGGCAGGGGTGCCGCCCTCTCTACCTCACCTAGGCTCCCGGCTGGAGTGACTGCCAATGGGCATGGGCCCAAGGCGGGTGGCGAGAGCCCCGAGCTCGATAGGAGGGATTCCAGCAGCTCCAGCCCAGAGCGCTCTGCCAGCAGTGACCCCGCCAAGGCCCCCCAGACGCCCAAGAACGGAGCTGCCCACTTGGGTGATTCTCAGGGAACACAGGCTTCCGCTGCTGGCCACTCCAGAGCGCTGCCAGGTGGAGAAGACGATGGGCTGGTGAAGCCCAAGTCCCCTGTCCTGAGCAGCAGCGCCACCGAACCCGCAAACATCATGTCTCCTCCACCAGCCAAAAAACTGGCCCTTTCTGCCAAGAAG GCCAGCACCCTGCGGAGGGCAGTCGGCAGTGACCTCCGTCCACCCCTCTCACCACTGTCCGACCTCACCTACCCCAGGAAAACCACTCACCCCGTCGTCGCCGCCTCCTGGCCTGTGTGTGCAATCAG GGCGCTGTCACCTGCCCCCAGACCATCCAGCCACCCGAAGCTCCCCGTCGGCCCCCGCTCCGCATCACTGGCCGGTAGCCCCCGACCTCCTGGGACGCCAGACCCACAGCGCTGCTCCTCCGCTTCTGCTCCCCCGCCGCAGGTCAATGGGGGCGTCCGGGCCCCTCCACACCAGCTGCCAGAGGCCAGCACGTCCCCCCAGAGCCTctgtaagaagaggaaaaggaaccgCGGGGGAGAGAGCCAGGGGCAGGGCTCAGAGATGGGCACGGCAGCGGCAGCCTGTccggggaagaggaggaggaggaagaggaaacgCACGGAGGCCGTGGAAGCCTCCCCCctgcgggaggggcagaggccgaGGCAGCAGCGGACCCCTGAGCACGGGAAGGAGGCCCAGACGGAGGTGCCCGCCGACAGCCTGGAGGACGAGGGCGGACGGCAGCAAGAGGACGGCCGGCCAGTGGGGAGCGTGACCGACGGCCACCCTgtgagcagcaggaagaggaggcGGCAGGGAGCGGAGGGCCTCGGTGCGCAAGACTGCCTCCGGCAAGACCCACCGTGGCGCAG GAGCTGCCCTCCCTTGGACATCGTCGCGCTAGAGGCCACTGTAGCATctccaaggaaaaagaaaaagaaaaaacgacAGCAGGAGCCACAGCAGGAAGTAGGAGAGAGCAAGCACCCTGAAGGCTGCAGGGGCGAGAGGCAGAGGGGCTCTTCTCTGCCCGGGAGCCCGCCCTCCCCTGCTGTGAATGGCAGGTGCCCTGGGGATGGAGCAG GGCAGGCACCGGCTCCTCTTGTGTCctggaacagagagagggagtcCGACGTGCTCCAGGAACTGCTCAAGTACTCGTCGGATACAGCTTACGGGAGGAAAG TGTTGACGTGGGGCGGCGAGGTGTCGGCTGTCAGTCAGGATGCCATTCAGGACAGCAGATGGGCCCGCGCGGCCACGGTGATCGACGCCTGGGACGAAGAGTTCGATCGAGGGAAG gaaaagaaagtgagaaagttcaaaagagagaagaaaagaacttaCAACGCCTTCCAGAAACTTCAGAGTAGACGGAACTTTTGGTCTGTGACTCATCCAGCTAAGGCTACCAGCCTCAGCTACCGCCGCTGA